The nucleotide window CATCCTCTGCAAAGAAAGCCCTGTTCCTTGCCTTGGACATGTGAACATTCCCCCAATTAAACATTGCTAACGCTGACATCTCTTGAAATTTGTCTGCAGCAATCTCAAATAATTCTTGAGCATCATCGCCTGTTACTGTATCCTCCATTGCCTCTGCATAGAGACTCATTGCCAGCTCATGAAAATCTAGATAAGAGTCTGAATCAAACCCAACATGATTCTTGAACAGCCGTGCAAACTGCAAAATCCATTCCTCCATAGCAGTCatcttgttattattattttccaaAACCGTATCTTGTCCCACACCCCCATTCTGAACACTATCGCCCAGATTCCTTTTACTACCGTCTTCTTGGGTGTCACCCTCATTGGTTACTCGATCATAACATGGCTCTTGGTCCAAATCAACCTCACTAATATAAAACCGAATTGAGCCATTCTCATGAACAGCAGATTCAGCTAACCTCAGCTCATCAGTGGTAGTAATCGTAACCAAATCACCCTCCTCATCCCTATACTTCACAAGAACACCCTTCAAACCCGGAAACCGATCCCTAACTATATCCCTCACCAACCTCACACTACAATTGGCAGGAAGCTGTGCCCATCTAATATCCTCTCCAAACACCAACTTCACCGTCCTTGCGACGCCCTTTTCTCCCTCCACAAGCTTCTCCTCTTTCACAACCTTTTCTTCCTCAACCAGCTTCTCCTCTTTCACAACCTTCTCTTCCTCAACCTCAACCATCCTGCTAACCACTTCCTTGTCCTGCACGGCATCACCATCCGCACTCTCCTCAACAACAACCTCCTTATCCTTATCCGCAACGGCCTTATCCTCATCATCAACCCTcttccccttcttcttcttctgtgatTTCTCTCTCGGAACTTTCTTCAAACACGTAGCAGGCGTCTCTTTGGCACCAGCACCAGAACCAAAATCTACCTCCTGTTCTTCCTCAAGAACCAACCCTTTCTCTTCCATGACCTTCCTCAATCCCTCCATGAACTCCAAGGCGGCAAGGTTATTGGGTTCGAGGCCCAACACAGCCCGAACATCCCTCAACGCCAAGTCCAACCGATTCAAAGCCTGATAGCACTTGGCACGCTTCAACAGAGCCCTAGTGTACTTAGGTGAGACCTGAAGAGCGAGGTTACACTGGTGGATGGCGCGTGGGTACTCGCCGAGGCCGAGGCGCGTGTAGCATCGGGCCATGCTGGTGCGGAGGTTTGCGACGTCGATGTGGTTGCGTGGGAGAAGATTGAGGGCTTTTTCGTACTTTAACATGGCTCCCTCGTGGTCCTGCTTTTGGAAGAGGCGGTTGCCTTCTTCACGAAGCTCCTGAGACATGGTTATGAACATCGCTGTGTCTTCGTCGAAGGCGGCAGGTTTGGGCTTCGGCGTGGGCTTGGAAGTTGGGCCGGCGGCCCGTGAAGTCGCCGAGGGAGGATTCTGCTGATTCTGATGCTGATGCTTCTTCCCTGTCGGCTTCCCCATCGgtgataatataataataataacaataattagtgAAATGAATGGTTATTGTTGAAGTTGAAGAGATTGAGAAGAGTATTGACGACacagagatagagagagagagagagagagagagagagagagagagaatgggaaatGAATGTAAGTTGCTTATGAAGAAGGAaaggtaaagaaaagaaaagaaacggGTCATGTTTTTGTTCGGGTAGCTTTTGGGCTAGGGTACCCATGGTCCCAAGTCAACGCTGGCACCAACAGTTTCTGTTTCACTGCAACCGCCAACGCGCCTGAAAAGTTAGGTAAAATTATAGTTTGAGGGTAGAGGCGTACAGCATtacatatcaattttttttgtttttttaacatCAAATGGAGTAAAATAAAtcataacctaaaaaaaaaaacagaattaaacaaTAAACATATCACATTATTATCATCAATAACAAATTtactttttatgaaaaatttttaccaatttttaCTTGTCTAGCTAACCGTGGAATTAGAGTAACGAAATTTGAGCATCATAAATGAGATTTTCTTTTTAAGTAAAATCCGTGTTTTTATTTGATATGATGGATATAAGTTCAGAGTAAAAATCACgtcaaaagaaaataataaagagaGTAGTTTGTGTTCTTAAGTGCTTATACCTAAACCTGATTGTAATTTGGTTGAATGTTGCTATGGAGAAGTTCAAACTTTAAACACTACAAAGTACAAACTCATCGTaacttggatttttttttaaataaataacttaaatagtgttatttatgaatttatgttctattacttattttatttattctttagaCACATAATTTTTAGACTTAACTTAAATGCAAATGAGatatttaaaatcttttataaatattcatatctcatttatattataaattaaatacgcATGCAGTTATCTCGGACTCactataaatagaaaaagaaaaaagattatttcatttttaatgtaaatgagatgaaataataaaattttttaactatataAAAAGTATTTGCTAGTGAGTTAGTTTTTGTGAGTGTATATATATTTCTAATTCTCACATTAGAAACCTTGAGGAATGGATTGTAATTTGAGCGTgagaatcttttttttttgtacattTGTGATTTGATTCCTTGACTGAGTTAAAAAGTTTAATATTGACGAGCATGAATGCACATGAGACAAAAGAATTTGGTAGAGTTGGATATAAGTTGTTGGCACCTATGAGTAACAGAGTATTATGTTTTCAGGTTTTCTAGCTTGATTGATAATGATCGTGTG belongs to Arachis duranensis cultivar V14167 chromosome 8, aradu.V14167.gnm2.J7QH, whole genome shotgun sequence and includes:
- the LOC107463274 gene encoding protein PHOX1, with product MGKPTGKKHQHQNQQNPPSATSRAAGPTSKPTPKPKPAAFDEDTAMFITMSQELREEGNRLFQKQDHEGAMLKYEKALNLLPRNHIDVANLRTSMARCYTRLGLGEYPRAIHQCNLALQVSPKYTRALLKRAKCYQALNRLDLALRDVRAVLGLEPNNLAALEFMEGLRKVMEEKGLVLEEEQEVDFGSGAGAKETPATCLKKVPREKSQKKKKGKRVDDEDKAVADKDKEVVVEESADGDAVQDKEVVSRMVEVEEEKVVKEEKLVEEEKVVKEEKLVEGEKGVARTVKLVFGEDIRWAQLPANCSVRLVRDIVRDRFPGLKGVLVKYRDEEGDLVTITTTDELRLAESAVHENGSIRFYISEVDLDQEPCYDRVTNEGDTQEDGSKRNLGDSVQNGGVGQDTVLENNNNKMTAMEEWILQFARLFKNHVGFDSDSYLDFHELAMSLYAEAMEDTVTGDDAQELFEIAADKFQEMSALAMFNWGNVHMSKARNRAFFAEDGSREPSFEHVKAAYEWALNEYKKAEMRYEEALKIKPDFFEGYLALGHQQFEQARLCWCYALACKVNLEAGPSEEVLQLYNKAEDSMEKGILMWEEIEEQRLNGLSKSDKYRAQLEKMGMDRLLKDISSDEASKKATKMKSQIYLYWGTLLYERSVVEYKLGLPTWEECLEVAVEKFELAGASATDVAVIIKNHCSHETALEGFKIDEIVQAWNEMYDAQGWLFRAPSFRLEALFRRRIPKLHYILEQL